One region of Cyanobacteriota bacterium genomic DNA includes:
- a CDS encoding DUF3769 domain-containing protein codes for PYLRLVTGITGISSFYTTGDTQATLTGSIALQAQFGQFSRTFFDYTGLNISYSQTLGGNNSPFLFDRIVDTRVLSGGFLQQIYGPVRFGVQTAVNLDNGREISTDYILDYSRRAYGITLRYNPVLQLGSINLRISDFNWTGRTEPFDEQ; via the coding sequence CCCTACTTACGGCTAGTTACAGGCATCACAGGAATTTCAAGCTTTTACACAACCGGTGACACCCAAGCTACCCTAACAGGCTCTATCGCTCTTCAGGCCCAGTTTGGGCAATTTTCTCGTACATTTTTTGACTATACAGGGCTAAATATTAGCTATTCTCAAACCTTGGGAGGTAATAATTCACCATTTCTATTCGATCGCATTGTCGATACCCGTGTACTTTCCGGTGGCTTTTTGCAGCAAATTTACGGGCCTGTGAGGTTTGGGGTACAGACGGCTGTAAATTTGGACAATGGTCGAGAAATTAGCACAGACTACATCCTGGACTATAGTCGGCGTGCCTATGGCATTACCCTCCGCTATAACCCTGTCCTTCAACTTGGATCCATAAATCTCCGGATTAGCGATTTCAACTGGACGGGACGAACAGAGCCGTTTGATGAACAGTAG